In Humulus lupulus chromosome 7, drHumLupu1.1, whole genome shotgun sequence, the following are encoded in one genomic region:
- the LOC133788788 gene encoding UBP1-associated protein 2A-like, producing MARKRKSVPKEAPSSAETKPLLHPTAPELELDSQESSSSSSSSSSEEEEEQQVQKQEVEATDSSSEDSNNEEDSASDETSKRDALKNLLEPFGKDQLINTLKEAATSNPSIVSGIVKSVESDPIHRKIFVHGLTWDTTTETLLSAFKQYGAVEECNVVADKVTGRSKGYGFLLFNTRAGARKALKQPQKKIGNRIASCQLAIAGTLQGQSTPALSSAAASASTSSSESGGGGRKIYVSNVGPHISPERLRAFFEAFGEIEDGPWGIDKATGKFKGFALFVYKSGEGMKKALKEPHKVFEGFKLRCSVATECRATKNLAPVVPVSGAGETLAPNNVAIPALQVGLVAQNMNPGAVLMSQNPALGVLNPVLGMGLAPSFPGGVPHTLNRVGAAPTVGINGGFGVVQPNFNGMTPSVVGGYGSQAALQGFGAYQNAQLAQPSVSAAPVAKSQPGAGLVGATTSYLRR from the coding sequence ATGGCGAGAAAACGAAAATCTGTCCCCAAGGAAGCTCCTTCCTCGGCAGAGACCAAACCCCTTCTACACCCAACGGCCCCCGAGCTTGAGTTGGACAGCCAAgaatcatcatcatcgtcatcgtCGTCGTcatcagaagaagaagaagaacaacaagTTCAGAAGCAGGAAGTCGAAGCAACGGACTCTTCCTCCGAAGACTCCAACAATGAAGAAGATTCAGCATCAGACGAGACTTCCAAGCGAGACGCCCTGAAGAATCTTCTTGAACCATTTGGCAAAGACCAACTCATTAACACCCTCAAAGAAGCCGCCACATCCAACCCCTCAATCGTATCCGGTATCGTCAAGTCCGTCGAGTCCGACCCTATTCACCGCAAGATTTTCGTCCACGGCCTCACTTGGGACACCACCACCGAAACCCTACTCTCCGCCTTCAAGCAATACGGTGCCGTCGAGGAGTGCAACGTCGTTGCCGACAAGGTCACCGGAAGGTCGAAGGGATACGGATTCCTCCTCTTCAACACACGCGCCGGAGCACGCAAAGCCCTGAAGCAGCCTCAGAAGAAGATCGGCAACCGAATTGCCTCGTGTCAGCTTGCCATCGCGGGAACCCTGCAGGGTCAGTCCACTCCTGCTCTTTCTTCTGCTGCTGCCTCGGCGTCGACTTCGTCATCAGAGAGTGGTGGCGGAGGCCGCAAAATCTATGTGTCGAATGTTGGGCCACATATTAGCCCCGAGAGGCTCAGGGCATTTTTCGAAGCCTTTGGGGAGATTGAGGACGGTCCATGGGGGATAGACAAGGCCACCGGGAAATTTAAAGGGTTTGCTTTGTTTGTTTACAAGAGTGGGGAGGGTATGAAGAAGGCCTTAAAAGAGCCTCATAAGGTTTTTGAGGGGTTTAAGTTGAGGTGCTCTGTGGCGACGGAATGCCGTGCCACCAAGAACTTAGCTCCGGTAGTGCCTGTTTCCGGGGCTGGTGAGACATTGGCTCCTAATAATGTTGCTATACCAGCTTTGCAAGTTGGGTTGGTTGCCCAGAATATGAACCCTGGTGCTGTTCTTATGAGCCAGAATCCGGCTCTTGGGGTTCTGAATCCAGTTTTGGGGATGGGGTTGGCTCCATCGTTTCCTGGTGGAGTTCCACATACCTTGAATAGGGTTGGAGCCGCTCCTACTGTAGGAATCAATGGTGGGTTTGGTGTAGTACAACCGAATTTTAATGGTATGACCCCAAGTGTGGTTGGTGGTTATGGCTCTCAAGCTGCTTTGCAAGGATTTGGTGCGTATCAGAATGCTCAGTTGGCTCAACCTTCTGTATCAGCGGCCCCAGTAGCAAAGTCTCAACCTGGTGCTGGTTTAGTTGGAGCCACTACGTCATACTTACGACGCTAG